The proteins below come from a single Macrobrachium nipponense isolate FS-2020 chromosome 17, ASM1510439v2, whole genome shotgun sequence genomic window:
- the LOC135195853 gene encoding uncharacterized protein LOC135195853 — translation MLGEGMDESAGDPFPLVEKFVSLGRLYLKPLQFFLSDSWTDKNNLDMILRISEEVKSHLRWWLDPLKLSEGVSLKLQNPDLVLSSDVSTTGWGAMLGGEEVSGTWRGEQVAWHINLKELAAIQLALQFFQDKVSRRVVHVNSDNTTALAYLKKQGGTHSRSLFALAKGILLWAKARGVTILTRFVAGVENVRADLLSRQEQLLPTEWTLHQEVCQELWSLWGCPLVDIFATSKTTRLPLYCSPVLDPGAVAIDSLLWDWTGRDLYAFPPFKILGEVLRKFAASEGTRLTLIAPFWPAANWFTEVMSFLVDFPRTLPSRRDLLKQPHFERYHKNLSALSLTAFRLSRSWPEQEVFQNLWQKLLPPQGGLHQLQCTNRSGQLLGAGARRRAFPLPRPL, via the coding sequence atgctcggtgagggaatggatgagtctgctggggacccatTTCCTCTcgtggagaagtttgtttccctggggaggctgtACCTCaaacctcttcagttcttcctgtcggacagctggacagacaaGAACAACCTCGACATGATTCTGAGAATCTCGGAAGAGGTAAAAAGccacctaagatggtggctcgatccgctgaagctgtcagagggagtttccctcaagcttcaAAACCCTGACCTAGTGCTGTCCTCAGACGTGTctaccacggggtggggagcaatgctagggggggaggaagtgtcaggcacctggagaggggaacaggtagcctggcatatcaacctcaaagagctggcagcaATCCAgttggcgctccagttctttcaagacaaagtctcccgtcgcgtAGTCCatgtcaactcggacaacaccacagcactggcctacttaaagaagcaaggaggaacgcactctcgctccctgttcgctctagcaaAGGGGATTCTTTTATGGGCGAAAGCAAGGGGAGTCACGATCCTAACAAGGTTCGtcgccggagtcgagaacgtccgtgcggatctcctcagtcggcaagaacaactgctgccgacagagtggaccctccaccaggaggtatgccaggagctgtggagtctttggggatgtcctctagtggacatctttgcgacgtcGAAGACAACGAGGCTTCCTCTCTATTGCTCCCCTGTTCTAGATCcaggagcagtggcaatagactcccttctctgggactggacgggtcgggatctctacgcctttcccccgttcaagatactgggagaagtACTGCGAAAGTTTGCAGCttcggaagggacgaggttaacgttgatcgcccccttctggcccgCAGCAAACTGGTTCACAGAAgtcatgtccttcctagtagactttccgaggacgctTCCAtcgaggagagatctactcaaacagccccacttcgagaggtaccacaaaaacctctccgctctgagtctgactgcgttcagactatccagaagttggccagagcaagAGGTTTTTCAAAACCTGTGGCAAAAGctattgccaccgcaaggaggccttCATCaattgcagtgtaccaatcgaagtgggcagcttttaggagctggtgcaagaagaagggcgtttcctctaccacgacctctgtga